From one Streptomyces sp. Q6 genomic stretch:
- a CDS encoding GGDEF domain-containing protein, whose protein sequence is MGEEDGRLRAVVTLAQGMAAAQSPRESWRAAALGACSALDGSFAALSVWERERGRLRVLVNVGERAAGEEGFPDDEAYPVNHFPEITEFLHERWAGGGEPNAWVETAAGPVEQEGGYCHQRVAALRRRGRGSCVVAPIVLHGRAWGELYVARPVGAPVFGRADADFATVLAAVVAAGIAQTERLEEARRLAFTDALTGLANRRAVDIRLDEAVARHRSDGFVVSLVVCDVNGLKQVNDTLGHAVGDRLLERFGSVLSLCGAMLPGALAARLGGDEFCLLAVGPSADEVVRVGDEVCTRAAELELGDGVACGIASTGDPIGEVTSARRLFRLADAAQYKAKALRAVKPVVAGRDGGLDDPVVRLADSPPPVAEDGERRRIRGRER, encoded by the coding sequence ATGGGTGAGGAGGACGGCCGCCTGCGGGCCGTGGTGACGCTCGCGCAGGGCATGGCCGCTGCGCAGAGCCCCCGCGAGTCCTGGCGGGCCGCGGCCCTCGGCGCCTGTAGCGCCCTGGACGGGAGCTTCGCCGCGCTGTCCGTGTGGGAGCGCGAGCGCGGTCGGCTCCGGGTCCTGGTCAACGTGGGGGAGCGGGCGGCCGGCGAGGAGGGGTTCCCCGACGACGAGGCGTACCCGGTGAACCACTTCCCGGAGATCACCGAGTTCCTGCACGAGCGGTGGGCCGGGGGCGGCGAGCCGAACGCGTGGGTGGAGACCGCCGCCGGGCCCGTCGAGCAGGAGGGCGGCTACTGCCATCAGCGGGTGGCGGCGCTGCGCCGGCGCGGGCGCGGCAGCTGTGTGGTCGCCCCGATCGTGCTGCACGGGCGGGCGTGGGGCGAGCTGTACGTGGCGCGGCCGGTCGGCGCGCCGGTGTTCGGGCGCGCCGACGCGGACTTCGCGACCGTGCTCGCGGCGGTCGTCGCCGCCGGGATCGCGCAGACCGAACGTCTGGAGGAGGCGCGGCGGCTCGCCTTCACCGACGCGCTGACCGGCCTCGCCAACCGGCGGGCGGTCGACATCCGGCTCGACGAGGCGGTCGCGCGGCACCGGTCCGACGGCTTTGTGGTGAGCCTCGTGGTGTGCGACGTGAACGGCCTCAAGCAGGTCAACGACACCCTCGGGCACGCCGTCGGCGACCGGCTCCTTGAGCGCTTCGGGTCGGTGCTCTCGCTGTGCGGCGCGATGCTGCCCGGCGCGCTCGCGGCGCGGCTCGGCGGCGACGAGTTCTGTCTGCTGGCCGTGGGCCCGTCCGCCGACGAGGTGGTGCGGGTGGGCGACGAAGTCTGCACGCGCGCCGCCGAGTTGGAGCTGGGGGACGGGGTGGCCTGCGGGATCGCCTCGACCGGCGACCCGATCGGCGAGGTCACCAGCGCCCGCCGGCTGTTCCGGCTCGCGGACGCCGCCCAGTACAAGGCGAAGGCCCTGCGCGCGGTGAAGCCGGTCGTCGCGGGGCGGGACGGCGGACTCGACGACCCGGTCGTACGGCTCGCGGACTCGCCGCCGCCGGTCGCCGAGGACGGGGAGCGGCGGCGGATCAGGGGCCGGGAACGGTAA
- the hutH gene encoding histidine ammonia-lyase, which translates to MARVVVGDGRAAATTAADVVAVARHGARIELSEEAVAALAAAREVVDALAAKPEPVYGVSTGFGALATRHISTELRAQLQRNIVRSHAAGMGPRVEREVVRALMFLRLKTVCSGHTGVRPEVAQTMADVLNAGITPVVHEYGSLGCSGDLAPLSHCALTLMGEGDAEGPDGVVRPAGELLAEHGIAPVELREKEGLALLNGTDGMLGMLVMALDDLDTLYKSADITAALSMEALLGTDKVLAPELHAIRPHPGQAASAANMLAVLKGSGLTGHHQDDAPRVQDAYSVRCAPQVAGAGRDTMAHARLVAERELAAAVDNPVVLPDGRVESNGNFHGAPVAYVLDFLAIAAADLGSIAERRTDRLLDKNRSHGLPPFLADDPGVDSGLMIAQYTQAALVSEMKRLAVPASADSIPSSAMQEDHVSMGWSAARKLRTAVDNLARIVAVELYAATRGIELRDGLVPAPASRAAIAAVREAGVQGPGPDRFLAPDLAAADAFVRSGALVAAVETVTGPLA; encoded by the coding sequence ATCGCACGGGTGGTGGTGGGCGACGGGCGAGCGGCCGCGACGACCGCGGCCGATGTCGTTGCCGTGGCGCGTCATGGCGCCCGGATCGAGCTCTCCGAGGAGGCGGTGGCCGCGCTGGCCGCGGCCCGCGAGGTCGTCGACGCGCTCGCCGCGAAGCCGGAGCCCGTCTACGGCGTCTCCACCGGGTTCGGCGCGCTCGCCACCCGGCACATCAGTACCGAGCTGCGCGCGCAGCTCCAGCGCAACATCGTGCGCTCGCACGCCGCGGGCATGGGCCCCCGGGTGGAGCGCGAGGTCGTCCGTGCGCTGATGTTCCTGCGCCTGAAGACGGTCTGCTCCGGGCACACGGGCGTGCGCCCCGAGGTCGCGCAGACGATGGCGGACGTGCTCAACGCCGGGATCACACCGGTCGTCCACGAGTACGGCTCGCTCGGCTGCTCCGGGGACCTGGCCCCGCTCTCGCACTGCGCGCTGACGCTCATGGGCGAGGGTGACGCGGAGGGCCCCGACGGGGTCGTGCGCCCCGCGGGCGAGCTGCTCGCGGAGCACGGCATCGCGCCGGTCGAACTGCGCGAGAAGGAGGGCCTCGCGCTGCTCAACGGCACGGACGGCATGCTCGGCATGCTGGTCATGGCCCTCGACGACCTCGACACCCTCTACAAGTCCGCCGACATCACCGCGGCCCTGTCGATGGAGGCGCTCCTCGGCACGGACAAGGTCCTCGCGCCCGAGCTGCACGCCATCCGCCCGCACCCCGGGCAGGCCGCCTCCGCCGCCAACATGCTGGCCGTGCTGAAGGGTTCGGGCCTGACCGGTCACCACCAGGACGACGCGCCGCGCGTCCAGGACGCGTACTCTGTGCGATGCGCTCCGCAGGTCGCGGGCGCCGGGCGGGACACGATGGCGCACGCGCGCCTCGTGGCCGAGCGGGAGCTGGCGGCGGCCGTCGACAACCCGGTCGTGCTGCCCGACGGACGCGTCGAGTCCAACGGCAACTTCCATGGCGCGCCGGTCGCCTACGTCCTCGACTTCCTGGCGATCGCCGCCGCCGACCTCGGCTCGATCGCCGAGCGGCGCACGGACCGCCTCCTCGACAAGAACCGCTCGCACGGCCTGCCGCCGTTCCTCGCGGACGACCCGGGGGTCGACTCGGGCCTGATGATCGCCCAGTACACGCAGGCGGCGCTGGTCAGCGAGATGAAGCGGCTCGCGGTCCCGGCGTCGGCGGACTCCATCCCGTCGTCGGCGATGCAGGAGGACCACGTCTCGATGGGCTGGTCGGCGGCGCGCAAGCTGCGCACGGCCGTCGACAACCTCGCCCGGATCGTGGCCGTCGAGCTGTACGCGGCCACGCGGGGCATCGAACTGCGGGACGGCCTGGTGCCGGCGCCCGCGTCGCGCGCGGCGATCGCGGCGGTGCGCGAGGCGGGCGTCCAGGGCCCCGGTCCCGACCGGTTCCTCGCGCCGGATCTGGCGGCGGCGGACGCGTTCGTACGAAGTGGCGCGCTGGTGGCGGCCGTTGAGACGGTCACCGGTCCGCTCGCCTAG
- a CDS encoding L,D-transpeptidase: MEKRVMTDSKRRKGLMAASALLGGVLVLSACSGGDSDASGSSSGKKDSQQQQADEAAAKKTSEADIKIAPKDGSDNASINNAAKVTVSKGTLTDVRMTTADGTAVAGQISADKKSWKPTNQLERATTYKIAAEAKDADNRVAHENASFTTVSPSNSFIGNFTPEDGSTVGVGMPVSINFDKAITNKADVESHITVSSSSGQEVVGHWFSANRLDFRPEEYWTGGSTVTLKLDLDGVEGADGVTGVQQKTITFKVGRNQVSTVDAKTKQMTVTHDGKVVKTIPISAGSPENKTYEGQMVISEKFKETRMNGATVGFTDDDGKGEYDIKDVPHAMRLSNSGTFIHGNYWGAKSIFGSVNTSHGCVGLADAKGANDSSTPGAWFYNNSMVGDVVIVKNTGDKTVAPDNGLNGWNLSWADWKAGSAA, translated from the coding sequence ATGGAGAAGCGTGTGATGACGGACAGTAAGCGGCGCAAGGGTCTGATGGCCGCGTCCGCCCTGCTCGGCGGTGTACTGGTGCTCTCTGCGTGCAGCGGGGGCGACAGTGACGCGAGCGGCTCGTCGAGCGGCAAGAAGGACTCTCAGCAGCAGCAGGCCGACGAGGCCGCCGCCAAGAAGACGTCCGAGGCCGACATCAAGATCGCGCCGAAGGACGGCTCCGACAACGCGAGCATCAACAACGCCGCCAAGGTCACCGTGAGCAAGGGCACGCTCACCGACGTCCGGATGACCACGGCCGACGGCACGGCCGTGGCCGGTCAGATATCTGCGGACAAGAAGAGCTGGAAGCCCACCAACCAGCTGGAGCGCGCGACCACGTACAAGATCGCCGCCGAGGCGAAGGACGCCGACAACCGCGTCGCGCACGAGAACGCGTCGTTCACGACGGTCTCCCCGAGCAACAGCTTCATCGGCAACTTCACGCCGGAGGACGGCTCGACCGTCGGCGTCGGCATGCCGGTGTCGATCAACTTCGACAAGGCCATCACCAACAAGGCCGACGTCGAGTCCCACATCACCGTCTCCTCCAGCAGCGGCCAGGAGGTCGTCGGGCACTGGTTCAGCGCCAACCGCCTGGACTTCCGCCCCGAGGAGTACTGGACGGGCGGCTCCACCGTCACCCTGAAGCTCGACCTCGACGGCGTCGAGGGCGCGGACGGCGTGACCGGTGTCCAGCAGAAGACCATCACGTTCAAGGTCGGACGCAACCAGGTCTCCACGGTCGACGCCAAGACCAAGCAGATGACCGTCACGCACGACGGCAAGGTCGTCAAGACCATCCCGATCTCCGCCGGTTCGCCCGAGAACAAGACGTACGAGGGCCAGATGGTGATCTCCGAGAAGTTCAAGGAGACCCGGATGAACGGCGCGACGGTCGGCTTCACCGACGACGACGGCAAGGGCGAGTACGACATCAAGGACGTGCCGCACGCGATGCGTCTGTCGAACTCCGGCACGTTCATCCACGGCAACTACTGGGGTGCCAAGTCGATCTTCGGCTCGGTCAACACCAGCCACGGCTGTGTCGGTCTCGCCGACGCCAAGGGCGCGAACGACTCCAGCACCCCGGGTGCCTGGTTCTACAACAACTCCATGGTCGGTGACGTCGTCATCGTGAAGAACACCGGCGACAAGACCGTCGCCCCGGACAACGGCCTCAACGGCTGGAACCTGAGCTGGGCGGACTGGAAGGCCGGCTCCGCGGCCTGA
- a CDS encoding ABC transporter permease produces MFLTYLRRELRRRRKAALVVASGLALGIALVITVTSVSAGMKQAQSKVLASLYGLGTDMTVTKAAAAPSKSGGDRPDFTFGAQDDDSKKTQSTDRVMTSGGQTLKASLIAEVADQKGVASATGALTLDVMKVSGQFTRGQATQNSGTAAEGGRQGGSGGQQGGGEGGVQGGGADFDVNSYSVYGVDVAHPGLGPLSTMEITEGRTLKASETDAEVAVLSKSYAKENSKAVGDTVTINKIAYKVVGIAQAASSESTGDVYLPLKQAQTLADAENKVSTIYVKAADSKRIDTVKATIKKNISGTTVTTSSDLADTVSGSLSTASDLASSVGKWLSVVVLVAAVVVAALLTSSAVSRRVREFGTLKALGWKSGRVTRQVAGEAIVNGLIGGVLGIALGVAAAYAVTAFSPTLTASLGSAAGGSGGGMGGGPGGGTGGPGGGAASTASGSIDVALAAPVSLTTIALAAALAVAGGLIAGAFGGWRASRLRPADALRRVE; encoded by the coding sequence ATGTTCCTCACCTACCTCCGGCGTGAACTGAGACGGCGCCGCAAGGCAGCCCTCGTCGTCGCCTCCGGGCTCGCGCTCGGCATCGCGCTTGTCATCACGGTCACGTCGGTCTCGGCCGGGATGAAGCAGGCCCAGAGCAAGGTCCTCGCATCGCTCTACGGGCTCGGCACGGACATGACCGTGACCAAGGCGGCCGCCGCGCCGTCGAAGAGCGGGGGAGACCGCCCCGACTTCACGTTCGGCGCCCAGGACGACGACAGCAAGAAGACGCAGTCGACCGACCGTGTCATGACGTCCGGCGGCCAGACCCTCAAGGCGTCGCTGATCGCCGAGGTCGCCGACCAGAAGGGCGTCGCGTCCGCGACCGGCGCGCTCACCCTCGACGTCATGAAGGTCTCCGGCCAGTTCACCCGGGGCCAGGCCACCCAGAACAGCGGCACCGCCGCCGAGGGCGGCCGGCAGGGCGGCTCCGGCGGTCAGCAGGGCGGCGGGGAAGGCGGCGTGCAGGGCGGCGGCGCCGATTTCGACGTCAACTCGTACTCCGTGTACGGCGTCGACGTCGCGCACCCGGGTCTCGGCCCGCTCTCCACCATGGAGATCACCGAGGGACGCACCCTCAAGGCGAGCGAGACCGACGCCGAGGTGGCCGTGCTCTCGAAGTCGTACGCCAAGGAGAACTCCAAGGCCGTCGGCGACACGGTGACCATCAACAAGATCGCGTACAAGGTCGTCGGCATCGCGCAGGCCGCGAGCAGCGAGTCGACCGGTGACGTCTATCTGCCGCTGAAGCAGGCACAGACGCTCGCCGACGCCGAGAACAAGGTCTCCACCATCTACGTGAAGGCCGCCGACTCGAAGCGGATCGACACCGTCAAGGCCACGATCAAGAAGAACATCTCGGGGACCACCGTCACCACGTCCTCGGACCTGGCCGACACCGTCTCGGGTTCGCTGTCGACCGCGTCCGACCTCGCTTCCAGCGTGGGCAAGTGGCTCTCCGTCGTGGTGCTCGTCGCGGCCGTCGTCGTCGCCGCGCTGCTCACCTCGTCCGCGGTCTCGCGCCGCGTCCGCGAGTTCGGCACGCTCAAGGCGCTCGGCTGGAAGTCCGGCCGCGTGACCCGCCAGGTCGCCGGTGAGGCGATCGTCAACGGGCTCATCGGCGGTGTCCTCGGTATCGCGCTCGGCGTCGCCGCCGCGTACGCCGTCACCGCGTTCAGCCCGACCCTGACCGCGTCGCTCGGCTCCGCCGCGGGCGGTTCCGGCGGAGGCATGGGCGGCGGCCCCGGCGGCGGGACGGGCGGCCCCGGCGGTGGCGCCGCGTCGACGGCCTCCGGCTCGATCGACGTCGCGCTCGCCGCGCCGGTCAGTCTGACCACCATCGCGCTCGCCGCGGCCCTCGCCGTCGCGGGCGGTCTGATCGCCGGCGCGTTCGGCGGCTGGCGGGCCTCGCGGCTGCGCCCCGCGGACGCGCTGCGCCGCGTCGAGTAG
- a CDS encoding ABC transporter ATP-binding protein, whose translation MYELRGVTKQYQRGKETVDALRGVDLTVEDGGRLVIQGPTGGGKSTLLQMLGGLDRPTAGSVVLDGVDLATLSETKLTKVRSEKIGIIFQAFNLIPTLNAQENVETALVPLGLKAAERRERAAEALTSVGLGERLGHLPSEMSGGQQQRVAIARALVKNPKVLLADEPTGNLDESMRDEIMDVLEGLWREHGLTFIMVTHDSTLAKAAPRLATIRKGRITVTENAHAAL comes from the coding sequence ATGTACGAACTGCGCGGTGTGACCAAGCAGTACCAGCGCGGCAAGGAGACCGTCGACGCCCTGCGCGGTGTCGACCTGACCGTCGAGGACGGCGGCAGGCTCGTCATCCAGGGCCCGACCGGCGGCGGCAAGTCGACGCTGCTCCAGATGCTGGGCGGCCTCGACCGGCCGACGGCCGGCAGTGTCGTGCTCGACGGCGTCGACCTCGCGACCCTGTCCGAGACGAAGCTGACGAAGGTGCGCAGCGAGAAGATCGGCATCATCTTCCAGGCCTTCAACCTCATCCCGACCCTCAACGCCCAGGAGAACGTGGAGACCGCCCTCGTCCCCCTCGGCCTGAAGGCCGCCGAGCGGCGCGAGCGGGCCGCCGAGGCCCTCACATCGGTGGGCCTGGGCGAGCGGCTCGGCCATCTGCCCTCCGAGATGTCGGGCGGCCAGCAGCAGCGCGTCGCCATCGCCCGTGCCCTGGTCAAGAACCCGAAGGTGCTGCTCGCCGACGAGCCGACCGGCAACCTCGACGAGTCGATGCGGGACGAGATCATGGACGTACTCGAAGGGCTGTGGCGGGAGCACGGGTTGACGTTCATCATGGTCACCCACGACTCGACGCTGGCGAAGGCCGCTCCCCGGCTGGCGACCATCCGCAAGGGCCGGATCACGGTCACGGAGAACGCGCACGCGGCCCTGTGA
- a CDS encoding ABC transporter ATP-binding protein, which translates to MYQLRDVTKQYRRGKETITALAGVDLTIGDGDRLVIQGPTGGGKSTLLQMLGGLDRPTSGSVELDGVDMARLPEARLTRVRSESIGFVFQSFNLIPTLTAQENVETALVPLRLKAADRRERAAEALTSVGLGERLSHLPSEMSGGQQQRVAIARALVKNPKVLLADEPTGNLDESMRDEIMDVLETQWKEHGLTFIMVTHDSAIARKAPRLATIRKGRITVTENAKAA; encoded by the coding sequence ATGTATCAGCTCAGAGACGTCACCAAGCAGTACCGGCGAGGCAAGGAGACCATCACCGCGCTCGCCGGGGTCGACCTGACCATCGGCGACGGCGACCGGCTCGTCATCCAGGGCCCGACCGGTGGCGGCAAGTCGACGCTGCTCCAGATGCTGGGCGGCCTCGACCGGCCCACGTCCGGCAGCGTCGAACTCGACGGCGTCGACATGGCCAGGCTGCCCGAGGCCCGGCTGACCCGGGTCCGCTCGGAGTCCATCGGGTTCGTCTTCCAGTCCTTCAACCTCATCCCCACGCTCACCGCGCAGGAGAACGTGGAGACCGCGCTGGTCCCGCTCCGGCTGAAGGCCGCCGACCGGCGCGAGCGCGCCGCCGAGGCCCTCACATCGGTGGGCCTGGGCGAGCGGCTCAGCCATCTGCCCTCCGAGATGTCGGGCGGCCAGCAGCAGCGCGTCGCCATCGCCCGTGCCCTGGTCAAGAACCCGAAGGTGCTGCTCGCCGACGAGCCGACCGGCAACCTCGACGAGTCCATGCGGGACGAGATCATGGACGTGCTCGAGACGCAGTGGAAGGAACACGGGCTGACGTTCATCATGGTCACCCACGACTCGGCGATCGCGCGCAAGGCCCCGCGCCTCGCGACCATCCGCAAGGGCCGGATCACGGTCACGGAGAACGCCAAGGCGGCCTAG